From one Humulus lupulus chromosome 8, drHumLupu1.1, whole genome shotgun sequence genomic stretch:
- the LOC133796203 gene encoding uncharacterized protein LOC133796203, producing MAYRLQDHALDLSLPTAEEALLVSVDSTQVPTCTHIPRQISTDDLMKILPNSWITNYEMLHQPQKVFQTLTGPSYHKKEDDFVEIIFDRTQTKAPSCSTTQYMMTSITPADVEIQSFDSQGSPIYAFESTDGHKYWDVYDCKSCLKVEEDLPKPKRRPSSRKRLKQ from the coding sequence ATGGCATACAGACTCCAAGATCACGCTCTAGATCTTTCTTTGCCGACAGCTGAAGAAGCATTACTGGTCTCGGTAGACTCTACCCAAGTCCCAACATGCACTCATATTCCAAGGCAAATCTCTACAGATGATCTTATGAAGATTTTGCCCAATTCATGGATAACAAACTATGAGATGCTCCATCAACCTCAGAAAGTTTTCCAGACCCTTACTGGACCATCTTATCACAAAAAAGAAGATGACTTTGTTGAAATAATCTTTGACAGAACTCAAACAAAGGCTCCTAGTTGCTCTACCACCCAGTATATGATGACCTCTATCACACCCGCTGATGTGGAAATCCAATCCTTCGATTCTCAAGGCAGCCCTATTTATGCTTTCGAATCTACGGATGGACATAAGTATTGGGATGTTTACGACTGCAAAAGTTGCCTAAAAGTGGAAGAAGACCTCCCAAAGCCCAAGCGACGTCCGAGCTCAAGAAAACGACTTAAGCAATGA